A genomic window from Bdellovibrio sp. SKB1291214 includes:
- a CDS encoding putative quinol monooxygenase, whose translation MSIARVNHFVAQPDKIEDLHEFLAEICYEIRSAPGNLSADLLQKEDVPTEFLVIERWISKEAHANSARAIPEDKLQKAKSLLATTPDGSFYNDFNLDLSEQDYL comes from the coding sequence ATGTCGATAGCTCGCGTGAATCACTTTGTCGCACAGCCAGACAAAATCGAGGACCTGCACGAGTTCTTGGCAGAAATTTGCTATGAAATACGCAGTGCTCCTGGGAATCTTTCTGCCGACCTTTTACAAAAAGAAGACGTTCCCACTGAGTTTTTAGTGATCGAACGCTGGATCAGTAAAGAAGCTCATGCAAATTCCGCCAGGGCCATTCCAGAAGATAAACTGCAAAAGGCCAAGTCTCTTCTTGCCACGACACCCGATGGATCTTTTTATAACGATTTTAATTTAGATCTATCGGAACAAGACTATCTTTAA
- a CDS encoding integration host factor subunit alpha produces the protein MTKADIVENVYQKIGFSKKEASELVELCFDTLKHVLQNGDKVKISGFGNFVVRGKNERIGRNPQTGEQIKISARRVLTFRPSQVLKAMLNGEEYEHLKDDDDDDDDYGDDE, from the coding sequence GTGACGAAGGCCGATATCGTCGAAAACGTTTATCAGAAAATCGGCTTCTCTAAAAAAGAAGCCTCTGAGCTGGTTGAACTGTGCTTTGATACCTTGAAGCATGTTTTGCAAAATGGCGATAAAGTTAAGATTTCTGGATTTGGAAATTTCGTTGTGCGTGGGAAAAACGAGCGTATTGGTCGTAACCCGCAAACTGGCGAACAAATCAAAATCTCTGCTCGTCGCGTTCTTACATTCCGTCCTTCACAAGTGTTGAAGGCGATGTTGAATGGCGAGGAGTACGAACATCTCAAGGATGACGACGATGATGATGACGACTACGGCGACGATGAATAG
- a CDS encoding PA14 domain-containing protein — protein MQKAKYIILSAFLVLGFQNCAKQGFSQVTAEAAGVVDAGDGAQTVCDPFSDSHSSSDCSEGEGLLGNVYYYLKGVGVQNYIDKGTLLPIYVQMSNLDIPLRSWLDGFPGPDGTQLKQSDGTDLNEYFALNLKGYLMLNSKYSSGQYEFAIASDDGSILNIDGQEVVNNDGTHSVTWACSGKSVQLTEGSKHSIQVRYYQGPRYYIALQVFWRPASMHNKPCNSTGGWTVVPSDVLFH, from the coding sequence ATGCAAAAAGCCAAATATATCATTTTAAGCGCATTCCTTGTCCTTGGTTTTCAAAATTGTGCAAAACAGGGGTTTTCGCAAGTCACAGCAGAGGCTGCAGGAGTCGTTGATGCCGGAGACGGCGCGCAGACGGTTTGTGATCCTTTTTCTGACTCCCATTCATCATCGGATTGTTCTGAAGGCGAAGGCCTTTTAGGAAATGTTTATTACTATCTTAAAGGCGTTGGTGTTCAAAATTATATCGACAAGGGCACTCTGTTGCCGATCTATGTTCAGATGTCGAATTTGGATATTCCACTGCGCTCTTGGTTGGATGGCTTTCCAGGTCCGGATGGTACTCAGTTGAAACAGTCGGATGGCACTGATCTGAACGAGTATTTTGCTTTGAATTTAAAAGGCTATTTAATGTTGAACTCCAAGTACTCAAGTGGTCAGTATGAGTTTGCAATCGCTTCAGATGATGGTTCCATATTGAATATCGACGGCCAAGAGGTTGTTAATAACGATGGCACTCACAGTGTGACTTGGGCTTGCTCGGGGAAATCTGTTCAACTCACAGAGGGCTCCAAGCATTCAATCCAAGTTCGCTATTACCAAGGACCTCGTTATTATATCGCTTTGCAAGTTTTTTGGCGACCCGCTTCGATGCATAACAAGCCTTGCAATTCCACAGGCGGTTGGACGGTCGTCCCTTCTGACGTATTATTTCACTAA
- the pheT gene encoding phenylalanine--tRNA ligase subunit beta produces the protein MKISLKWLQEYVDVKEFFAKPEELAETLTRAGLEVEEITNLAKDFNHVVIGHILEKDKHPNADKLSVCRVSTGDVVHQIVCGAQNHKAGDRVIVALPGAVLPGNFAIKKSAVRSVDSAGMLCSLKELGLAKESDGIAILPADAPIGKSYAEYGGYDDITFELKVTPNRADCLSHFGLAREVACLLSKELKAPKAEPKLGAKSSKSEIALEVKAFDLCPRYTARVIKGVKVGPSPEWLKHRLESVGMNSINNIVDVTNFVMMELGQPLHAFDAQFIGGRKVVVDRATAGEKFVTLDGTEKTLTGEELTIRDSSHPMCLAGVIGGKNSGVNEATTDVFLESAYFVPMSARKTSRTHGVDTDSAYRFSRGVDPDGALRGLNRATALILEVAGGEAYADHHDFYPNPVKKNQITITVKTVSDRLGYTAVEAQFVDYMKRLGCGIEKNGETFKVLPPTFRFDLEQDMDLVEEYARLNGYDHIPEALPVFTNPPAHHDKGFLLNKAVSELVRADGFQQAFNFAFVGSKAEKAFLGDVSTLKAAGLNATTKEIRIMNPLNEEMDVMRSSLSFGLFRNLTTNFHYGNMMGRLFEIGGTFYTGDNGSYGENPRLGFALWGRNENLWNKSLDYPIVFELKATVETLLKSLNINSYTWVTPANKSEVPAFMHTGQYAQLLVEGKKVGFIGTLHPVLLDDAKIRVPAAVGEFDLEQLYKGQPRPFRIQSVSKFQVVERDFAFVMPKALKVGDVLKDIRKAAGALLVNVDVFDLYEGDKMEAGKKSVAIRLWLQDKNGTLQEEQISGVTTKVLESLKKNFDLSVR, from the coding sequence ATGAAGATCAGTTTAAAATGGCTCCAAGAATATGTAGATGTGAAAGAGTTCTTCGCTAAGCCAGAAGAACTTGCTGAAACACTGACTCGTGCAGGTCTTGAGGTTGAAGAGATCACAAACCTTGCTAAAGATTTCAATCATGTGGTGATTGGTCACATCCTTGAAAAAGATAAACATCCTAATGCGGATAAACTTTCTGTGTGCCGTGTATCCACAGGCGACGTTGTTCATCAAATCGTTTGTGGTGCACAAAACCACAAAGCGGGCGACCGTGTGATTGTGGCTTTGCCAGGCGCTGTTTTGCCAGGAAACTTCGCCATCAAAAAATCTGCGGTTCGCAGTGTTGATTCTGCCGGAATGCTCTGCTCTTTGAAAGAGTTGGGTCTAGCGAAAGAATCAGACGGTATCGCGATTCTTCCTGCGGATGCTCCAATTGGTAAGTCATACGCTGAGTACGGTGGTTATGACGACATCACTTTTGAATTGAAAGTAACTCCGAACCGCGCAGACTGCTTAAGTCACTTCGGTCTGGCTCGTGAAGTGGCGTGCTTGCTGTCTAAAGAATTGAAAGCACCAAAGGCAGAGCCAAAATTGGGTGCTAAATCTTCTAAGAGTGAAATCGCTTTGGAAGTGAAAGCTTTTGATCTTTGCCCTCGTTACACGGCTCGGGTCATCAAAGGTGTCAAAGTTGGCCCATCTCCAGAATGGTTGAAACACCGTTTGGAATCTGTGGGGATGAACTCGATTAATAACATCGTCGACGTGACAAACTTTGTGATGATGGAGTTAGGGCAACCGCTTCATGCTTTCGATGCGCAATTTATCGGTGGCCGAAAAGTGGTCGTGGATCGCGCGACCGCAGGTGAAAAATTTGTCACTTTAGATGGAACAGAGAAAACATTGACAGGAGAAGAACTCACGATTCGTGATTCTTCTCATCCAATGTGTTTAGCTGGGGTTATCGGTGGAAAAAATTCAGGAGTGAACGAGGCGACCACAGACGTTTTCTTGGAATCTGCTTACTTTGTTCCAATGAGTGCTCGTAAAACGTCTCGTACTCACGGTGTGGATACAGATTCTGCTTACCGCTTTTCTCGCGGTGTGGATCCAGATGGGGCTTTGCGTGGCTTGAACCGTGCGACAGCTTTGATTTTGGAAGTGGCTGGTGGTGAAGCGTATGCTGATCATCATGATTTCTATCCAAATCCAGTTAAGAAAAATCAAATCACTATCACTGTGAAAACTGTGTCGGATCGTTTGGGTTACACTGCAGTTGAGGCTCAGTTCGTGGATTATATGAAACGACTGGGTTGCGGTATTGAAAAAAATGGCGAGACTTTCAAAGTCTTGCCGCCAACATTCCGCTTCGACTTAGAGCAAGACATGGACTTGGTTGAAGAATACGCGCGCTTGAATGGTTACGACCATATTCCTGAAGCGTTGCCAGTGTTCACAAATCCACCAGCCCATCACGATAAAGGTTTTTTGCTGAATAAAGCAGTGAGTGAGCTTGTGCGTGCTGATGGATTCCAACAAGCCTTCAACTTTGCTTTCGTTGGTTCCAAGGCCGAGAAAGCTTTCTTGGGTGACGTGTCAACTTTGAAAGCAGCTGGTTTGAATGCTACGACTAAAGAAATTCGCATCATGAATCCCTTGAATGAGGAGATGGATGTGATGAGATCTTCATTGAGCTTTGGCTTATTTAGAAATCTGACGACGAACTTCCATTATGGCAACATGATGGGGCGTTTGTTTGAAATCGGCGGCACATTCTATACGGGCGACAATGGTTCTTACGGCGAAAACCCGCGTCTGGGTTTTGCTTTGTGGGGCCGCAATGAAAACCTTTGGAATAAATCTTTGGATTATCCCATCGTGTTTGAGTTGAAAGCGACTGTAGAGACGCTTTTGAAATCTTTGAATATCAATTCTTACACTTGGGTTACTCCTGCTAATAAGTCGGAAGTCCCGGCTTTCATGCACACGGGCCAATATGCACAGTTGCTTGTCGAGGGTAAGAAGGTTGGTTTCATCGGGACTCTTCATCCCGTTTTGTTGGATGATGCTAAGATCCGTGTACCAGCAGCGGTGGGTGAGTTTGATTTAGAGCAATTGTACAAAGGTCAGCCTCGTCCATTCCGTATTCAAAGTGTTTCTAAGTTCCAAGTTGTTGAACGTGACTTTGCCTTTGTAATGCCAAAAGCATTGAAGGTGGGCGATGTTCTGAAAGACATCCGTAAAGCGGCGGGGGCGTTGCTTGTGAACGTTGACGTGTTTGACTTGTACGAAGGCGACAAAATGGAAGCAGGTAAGAAGTCCGTGGCGATCCGTTTGTGGCTGCAAGATAAGAATGGCACACTGCAAGAAGAGCAGATCTCAGGAGTGACAACGAAGGTCCTAGAGTCTTTGAAGAAGAATTTTGATCTTTCTGTGAGATAA
- a CDS encoding MerR family transcriptional regulator — protein MMMTTTATMNSAEVTDTATASTSERTEYPMTPIVDQSVDENQLSFEDSLALGDQHLEFIEAESAGVPQEAVQAQQISIPAMLCDDKLMDEIKAIPNKMAFKIGDVAEILGIKQYVLRYWETEFDVLKPKKASNNQRMYTRKDVENALLIRKLLHRDRFSIEGARNAMKELKAHVRKEKDMSQVYHKLDNVNEMVEGLLTDIRKLRGMFM, from the coding sequence ATGATGATGACGACTACGGCGACGATGAATAGTGCTGAAGTAACGGATACTGCTACGGCGTCTACAAGCGAGCGTACCGAGTATCCGATGACTCCGATTGTTGATCAGTCTGTTGACGAGAATCAATTAAGTTTTGAAGACTCGTTGGCGTTGGGTGATCAACATTTGGAATTTATAGAGGCTGAATCTGCAGGAGTTCCTCAAGAAGCAGTGCAAGCTCAACAAATCTCAATCCCTGCGATGCTTTGTGATGATAAGTTGATGGATGAGATTAAAGCGATTCCTAATAAAATGGCTTTTAAAATCGGCGATGTGGCTGAGATTTTGGGAATCAAACAATACGTTCTTCGTTATTGGGAAACTGAGTTTGATGTTCTAAAACCTAAAAAAGCTTCTAATAATCAACGTATGTACACTCGCAAAGACGTTGAGAATGCGCTACTCATTCGTAAGCTTTTGCACCGTGATCGTTTCTCGATCGAAGGCGCAAGAAATGCGATGAAGGAATTGAAAGCTCATGTTCGTAAAGAAAAAGACATGAGTCAGGTCTATCACAAACTCGATAACGTCAATGAGATGGTCGAGGGTTTGTTGACAGATATCCGCAAACTTCGCGGAATGTTTATGTAA
- a CDS encoding YoaK family protein, producing MLYGNESISHYSRSNITIWMLMAFQAGVLNMGGFLACHRFVSHVTGFATFFGYEFSQKDRSHAWGMLIVPLFFLFGAMVSAYLVDIRLKLRKKPKYYIAYAVMLVLILIATLGGWMGWFGPFGASLEQSQNGYLLLILLCFTCGVQNGTITSVSKSVVRTTHLTGITTDLGIGLVRLLNKRILPAEHKELLDSEHKATFMRLGIIAMFVMGSVFAGFLYPLVGFGGFLVPAFTTGILLVSMIYFQIIKPRHIAAS from the coding sequence GTGCTTTACGGTAACGAATCCATCTCTCATTATTCGCGCAGCAATATCACCATATGGATGCTTATGGCCTTCCAAGCGGGTGTCCTTAACATGGGTGGTTTCCTAGCATGCCATCGTTTCGTGTCCCATGTGACGGGCTTTGCGACGTTCTTTGGTTACGAATTCTCGCAAAAAGATCGCAGTCATGCTTGGGGAATGCTCATCGTTCCGCTGTTCTTTCTTTTCGGTGCGATGGTCAGTGCATATCTGGTTGATATTCGTTTGAAGCTAAGAAAAAAACCTAAATACTACATCGCCTATGCCGTCATGTTGGTTCTTATTCTGATCGCGACCCTGGGTGGATGGATGGGATGGTTTGGACCATTTGGCGCCTCTCTTGAACAATCTCAAAACGGATATCTTCTGCTGATTCTGCTTTGTTTTACTTGCGGTGTTCAGAACGGAACGATTACCAGTGTTTCCAAATCTGTGGTTCGCACCACGCATTTGACGGGGATCACGACGGATTTAGGTATCGGCTTGGTTCGTTTGTTGAATAAAAGAATTTTGCCTGCTGAGCACAAAGAACTTTTAGACAGTGAACATAAAGCAACGTTTATGCGTCTGGGTATCATAGCCATGTTTGTTATGGGATCGGTGTTCGCAGGGTTCCTGTATCCGCTGGTGGGATTTGGTGGGTTTTTAGTTCCTGCATTCACGACGGGGATTTTATTGGTGTCGATGATTTACTTCCAAATCATCAAGCCGCGCCACATAGCGGCCTCTTAA
- the pheS gene encoding phenylalanine--tRNA ligase subunit alpha, with the protein MSTSKLDSIKEAALAAFKAAPGSKELYDLKVQYLGKSGSLTEIMKEMATLPKEEKPLFGKKVNEVKAVLEAAYTEAEEALKKSEIGAKMAAEELDLTLPSASRAKGSQHPVNMVIEEIFTIMSRLGYSVRTGPVIEKDYYNFEALNIPADHPARDMQDTFFIDKTHVLRTHTSPIQIHTMEEEKLPLRVIGTGPVFRCDSDISHLPNFHQIEALCVDEKVSMADLKGTISFFVREYFGPGLKTRFRPSFFPFTEPSAEVDCSCPICKGKGCSLCKQTGWIEIGGCGLVNPKVFQMAKIEYPKYQGFAFGFGVERMAIIKYGIEDIRLFPENDVRFLRQFVK; encoded by the coding sequence ATGAGCACAAGCAAACTCGACTCCATTAAAGAAGCAGCACTGGCGGCCTTCAAAGCGGCACCAGGCTCGAAGGAACTATATGATCTCAAGGTTCAGTATCTTGGGAAAAGTGGTTCATTGACTGAAATTATGAAAGAGATGGCTACTTTGCCGAAAGAGGAAAAGCCTCTGTTTGGTAAAAAGGTCAACGAAGTGAAAGCTGTGCTTGAAGCCGCTTACACAGAAGCCGAAGAAGCCCTCAAAAAATCTGAAATCGGTGCAAAGATGGCGGCTGAAGAGCTGGATCTGACTTTGCCAAGTGCTTCTCGCGCGAAGGGCTCGCAACATCCGGTGAACATGGTGATCGAGGAAATCTTTACGATCATGTCGCGTTTGGGATACTCTGTGCGCACAGGCCCGGTGATTGAAAAAGATTACTACAACTTTGAAGCTTTAAATATTCCTGCAGATCACCCAGCTCGCGATATGCAAGATACTTTCTTCATCGATAAAACTCACGTGCTAAGAACGCACACGTCACCCATCCAAATTCACACCATGGAAGAAGAAAAACTTCCACTGCGTGTGATTGGTACGGGCCCTGTGTTCCGCTGCGACAGCGATATTTCCCATTTGCCAAACTTTCATCAAATCGAAGCATTGTGTGTGGATGAAAAAGTTTCTATGGCGGACCTTAAAGGCACGATCAGTTTCTTTGTTCGTGAATACTTCGGTCCAGGTTTGAAAACTCGTTTCCGTCCAAGCTTTTTCCCATTCACTGAACCGTCTGCGGAAGTTGATTGCTCGTGCCCAATTTGTAAGGGCAAAGGTTGCAGTTTGTGTAAGCAAACAGGTTGGATCGAAATCGGCGGTTGTGGTCTTGTGAATCCTAAAGTTTTTCAAATGGCAAAAATTGAATATCCAAAATATCAAGGTTTCGCTTTTGGATTTGGTGTCGAGCGTATGGCTATCATCAAATACGGCATCGAAGACATTCGTTTGTTCCCTGAAAATGACGTTCGTTTCTTAAGGCAGTTTGTAAAATGA